The Caulifigura coniformis genome includes a region encoding these proteins:
- a CDS encoding MBL fold metallo-hydrolase produces MRVVLLGTGGYHPSEERHTACIMLPEAGLVLDAGTGAFRIPQHLATRELDVFLSHAHLDHVVGLTYLLAPLALKQLDAVRVHATDVVLKALREHLFSAPLFPVMPAFDLRPLTGSSVELAGLRVRWQVLAGHPGSSMAYRIESTAGPAKSLAYVTDTVADGTYREFVRDADVLIHECYFPDALEEWAVKTGHSTTSKVLELARAANVGRLVLVHVDPRSSGPDPLGLAGVQQVFTRVEVARDGLEIDF; encoded by the coding sequence GTGCGAGTCGTCCTCCTCGGAACCGGCGGCTATCACCCCAGTGAGGAGCGGCATACCGCGTGCATCATGCTCCCGGAAGCGGGCCTTGTGCTCGACGCCGGGACCGGCGCGTTCCGCATTCCGCAGCACCTGGCGACGCGGGAACTCGACGTCTTCCTGTCGCACGCGCATCTCGATCACGTCGTCGGGCTCACCTATCTGCTCGCCCCCCTGGCGCTCAAGCAGCTCGATGCCGTCCGCGTCCATGCGACCGACGTGGTCCTCAAGGCACTCCGTGAGCACCTGTTTTCAGCCCCGCTGTTTCCCGTGATGCCTGCGTTCGATCTCCGGCCGCTCACCGGCTCATCTGTGGAGCTCGCAGGTCTGCGCGTCCGCTGGCAGGTTCTCGCCGGGCACCCCGGCTCCTCCATGGCCTACCGCATCGAGTCGACCGCCGGACCAGCGAAGTCGCTCGCCTATGTGACCGATACCGTCGCGGATGGAACCTACCGCGAGTTCGTCCGCGACGCCGATGTCCTGATCCACGAATGCTACTTCCCAGACGCCCTCGAAGAGTGGGCCGTGAAGACGGGGCACAGCACGACGTCGAAAGTGCTGGAACTGGCGCGCGCAGCGAACGTCGGCCGGCTGGTGCTGGTCCATGTCGACCCTCGTTCCAGCGGCCCCGATCCCCTGGGACTCGCCGGTGTCCAGCAGGTCTTCACCCGCGTCGAAGTGGCGCGCGACGGGCTGGAAATCGACTTCTGA
- the sppA gene encoding signal peptide peptidase SppA, protein MPEAPPYYVPPPPPPAPPRSRKWLVRLLVFLLLLSLLANFAQSVAFQEYASGEKPYEKFHSGELIATDKIARLEISGVIMPPSTDRWLKAIKKISEDDAVKGVVLIIDSPGGLVADSHQIYHRLQKLAEKKPIVVSMKRLAASGGYYVAMGAGPKAKLFVEPTTWVGSIGVIVPRYDVSDFAKQWGIKSEPLVTGPLKNTLDPLNPMKPEEEAVWKAIIDDAFARFVNVIDTGRARLDDAAIRKLATGQIYTAQQGLENGLVDVIGYDDDATEDLKTQLGLKSARIVEYQFPTGLFDVLSASSESAASSSAAIDPLKRLFEANVPRAMYLFGWRPGMAQE, encoded by the coding sequence ATGCCGGAAGCCCCTCCGTATTACGTCCCTCCGCCCCCTCCGCCAGCCCCTCCGCGATCCCGCAAATGGCTGGTCCGGCTGCTCGTATTCCTTTTGCTGCTCTCACTTCTGGCGAATTTCGCCCAGTCCGTGGCCTTCCAGGAATACGCCTCCGGAGAGAAGCCCTACGAAAAGTTCCACTCGGGAGAATTGATCGCCACCGACAAGATCGCACGGCTGGAAATCAGCGGCGTCATCATGCCGCCGTCCACCGACCGCTGGCTGAAGGCGATCAAGAAAATCTCGGAAGACGATGCGGTCAAAGGGGTCGTCCTCATCATCGATAGCCCGGGCGGACTCGTGGCCGACAGCCACCAGATCTACCACCGCCTCCAGAAGCTCGCCGAGAAGAAGCCCATTGTCGTCTCGATGAAGCGGCTCGCCGCCTCGGGCGGCTACTACGTCGCGATGGGAGCCGGACCGAAAGCGAAGCTCTTCGTCGAGCCCACCACCTGGGTCGGCTCGATCGGCGTGATCGTTCCGCGCTACGACGTCTCCGACTTCGCAAAGCAGTGGGGCATCAAGTCCGAACCGCTCGTGACCGGCCCGCTCAAGAATACTCTCGATCCCCTCAACCCCATGAAGCCGGAAGAGGAAGCGGTCTGGAAAGCGATCATCGACGACGCATTCGCACGGTTCGTCAACGTCATCGACACCGGCCGCGCCAGGTTGGATGACGCGGCGATCCGCAAACTCGCCACGGGGCAGATCTACACCGCACAGCAGGGGCTCGAGAACGGGTTGGTCGACGTCATCGGCTACGACGACGACGCCACCGAAGACCTCAAGACGCAGCTGGGACTCAAGTCCGCCCGGATCGTCGAATACCAGTTCCCCACCGGGCTCTTCGATGTGCTGAGCGCCAGCAGCGAGTCCGCCGCCTCGTCTTCCGCGGCCATCGATCCCCTGAAGCGGCTGTTTGAAGCCAACGTCCCGCGCGCCATGTACCTGTTCGGCTGGCGTCCCGGCATGGCCCAGGAGTAG
- the gatC gene encoding Asp-tRNA(Asn)/Glu-tRNA(Gln) amidotransferase subunit GatC, with translation MSDELTPDVVRRVARLSRLKLDEPQVAKLANELSKVLHYVDQLNELDVSNVEPMAHAIELTNVFRADDPRPSLPREAALSNAPRSDGKYFLVPPILDEK, from the coding sequence ATGTCCGATGAACTCACCCCCGATGTCGTCCGGCGAGTCGCCCGGCTCAGCCGGCTGAAACTCGACGAACCTCAGGTCGCGAAGCTCGCAAACGAGCTGTCGAAAGTGCTGCACTACGTCGACCAGCTCAACGAGCTCGACGTCTCGAACGTCGAACCGATGGCCCACGCCATCGAGCTGACGAACGTGTTCCGCGCCGACGATCCCCGGCCATCGCTTCCCCGCGAAGCCGCCCTCTCCAACGCCCCCAGGTCCGACGGAAAGTACTTCCTCGTCCCGCCGATCCTGGATGAGAAGTGA
- the gatA gene encoding Asp-tRNA(Asn)/Glu-tRNA(Gln) amidotransferase subunit GatA, whose translation MTSDLISQLTSGALTSVALTERCLALIAQRDGAIGAFLHVDREDALKQAAEVDARRGRGEALGPLAGIPIAIKDVLCQTGQPTTCASRMLKSFVPPYDAHAVTKLKQAGAVLLGRANMDEFAMGSSCENSAYKVTRNPWNLDRTPGGSSGGSAAAVAGGMTPLSLGTDTGGSIRQPASFCGVVGMKPTYGRVSRYGLVAYASSLDQIGPFAPDVFGAAALLEAIEGHDPRDSTSVNRPAQGYTKTLEQPLAGLRVGVVREHFVEGLDADVAGATRQAIDVYKSLGATVVDISLPHSKYCIAAYYLIASCEASSNLARYDGVHYGHRAANFDGMIDMYAASRGEGFGEEVKRRIMLGTFALSSGYYEAYYLKALKVRRLIRQDFDKAFEQVDLIVSPVSPTPAFPLGSLTTDPLAMYLMDIYTISANLAGLPGISIPCGFSSDGLPIGLQLQAPPFEEERLLRAARMYEKATSWTRLAPTPAA comes from the coding sequence ATGACGTCTGACCTGATCTCCCAACTGACCTCCGGCGCGCTCACCTCCGTGGCTCTCACAGAGCGCTGCCTGGCCCTGATCGCCCAGCGCGATGGAGCGATCGGCGCATTCCTGCATGTCGACCGCGAAGACGCCCTGAAGCAGGCCGCCGAGGTCGATGCGCGCCGCGGCCGCGGCGAAGCCCTCGGCCCCCTCGCCGGCATCCCCATCGCCATCAAGGACGTCCTCTGCCAGACCGGCCAACCGACCACCTGCGCCAGCCGCATGCTGAAGTCGTTTGTCCCTCCCTACGACGCACACGCGGTTACGAAGCTGAAACAGGCCGGGGCCGTCCTCCTCGGCCGGGCGAACATGGACGAGTTCGCCATGGGCTCGTCCTGCGAGAACTCGGCCTACAAGGTCACGCGCAATCCCTGGAACCTCGACCGCACCCCGGGTGGCTCCAGCGGCGGCTCCGCTGCAGCCGTCGCCGGAGGAATGACGCCCCTCTCGCTGGGAACCGACACCGGGGGCTCGATCCGCCAGCCCGCCTCCTTCTGCGGCGTCGTCGGCATGAAACCGACCTATGGCCGTGTCTCCCGCTATGGCCTCGTCGCGTACGCCAGTTCACTCGACCAGATCGGACCATTTGCCCCCGATGTGTTCGGCGCGGCGGCCCTCCTGGAAGCGATCGAGGGGCACGACCCGCGCGACTCCACTTCCGTGAACCGCCCCGCGCAAGGCTACACGAAAACTCTCGAACAGCCCCTGGCCGGCCTGCGCGTCGGCGTCGTGCGGGAGCACTTTGTCGAAGGCCTCGACGCCGACGTCGCCGGAGCAACGCGCCAGGCGATCGACGTCTACAAGTCGCTCGGCGCCACCGTCGTCGACATCTCGCTCCCTCACTCGAAGTACTGCATCGCCGCCTACTACCTGATCGCGTCGTGCGAGGCGTCGAGCAATCTCGCGCGGTACGACGGAGTCCACTACGGCCACCGCGCGGCGAACTTCGACGGCATGATCGACATGTACGCCGCATCCCGCGGCGAAGGCTTCGGCGAAGAAGTCAAGCGGCGCATCATGCTCGGTACGTTCGCGCTCTCCTCCGGTTACTACGAGGCCTACTACCTCAAGGCCCTCAAGGTCCGTCGACTGATCCGGCAGGATTTCGACAAGGCGTTCGAGCAGGTCGACCTCATCGTCTCGCCCGTCTCCCCGACGCCCGCCTTTCCCCTCGGCTCCCTGACGACCGACCCGCTGGCGATGTACCTCATGGACATCTACACCATCAGCGCCAACCTCGCCGGTCTCCCGGGAATCTCCATCCCCTGCGGCTTCAGCAGCGACGGACTGCCAATCGGCCTGCAGCTTCAGGCCCCCCCGTTCGAGGAAGAACGGCTGTTGCGCGCCGCGCGCATGTACGAAAAAGCCACCAGCTGGACGCGCCTCGCGCCGACGCCCGCCGCGTGA
- a CDS encoding response regulator — MASSRVLSVGQCGFDSASLERFFEQDHSAEVDSVDSARDALSRVASEKYDLVLVNRRLDMDGSSGVALLEELQAQAPGVPVMLVSDKADAQAEAVAKGALPGFGKGALRSPETAEKIRVALKRSGGEERLP, encoded by the coding sequence ATGGCTTCTTCCCGCGTGCTCAGTGTGGGCCAGTGTGGCTTCGACAGCGCCTCGCTCGAGCGTTTTTTCGAGCAGGATCACTCAGCGGAGGTCGACAGCGTCGACAGTGCGCGGGATGCGCTGAGCCGGGTGGCCTCCGAGAAATATGACCTCGTGCTGGTGAACCGCCGGCTGGACATGGATGGTTCGTCAGGCGTCGCGCTGCTCGAAGAACTGCAGGCGCAGGCTCCTGGCGTTCCCGTGATGCTCGTCAGCGACAAAGCGGACGCGCAGGCGGAGGCGGTCGCCAAGGGGGCATTGCCGGGATTCGGGAAGGGGGCACTGCGGTCGCCCGAGACGGCAGAGAAAATCCGCGTCGCGCTGAAACGCAGCGGCGGTGAGGAGCGGCTTCCGTAA
- a CDS encoding NAD-dependent epimerase/dehydratase family protein — protein MLLLVTGGTGVVGRGVIPELLAAGHQVRLLSRHAEEQAAEWPAGVECLNGDVTDPASLDEAARGCDVVIHVTGIVDEKPPEITFERVNVEGTRHVLEASSRAGVKRFVFISSLGADRGTSPYHRSKIEAEQLVSRFPREWVILRPGHVFGPGDEMISMVLKMVRTSPVVPEIGLGQHRFQPLWFKDFGKAVAKCVTRPELSRQILEVAGAEVITVSELLHTLSELTDRPALPLPLPAFLVKSTLWAFERGRRFLPGQAELPLNESKLTMLVEENMIAEGGPNALVDTLGIPPTPLADALRELADTLLENPLHTGVGRLEHKQFWIDLADAAVDAEGLMTLFKTRINEVMPIDFSAEPGAPQQVENGATLCAHLPGRGNIQVRVHQCDPDRVTFTTVEGHPLAGVVSFFAEGRSPGLRFTVETMARPANTLDWIAINLAGRWFQDLTWQNVAARMGELSGGQSPDGVQTKARTVEGEEARQIEQWADDFIATRRREKMEEEIALKN, from the coding sequence ATGTTGCTGCTGGTCACAGGGGGAACCGGCGTCGTCGGACGCGGAGTGATCCCCGAATTGCTCGCCGCCGGACACCAGGTACGGTTGCTGTCGAGACACGCCGAAGAGCAGGCCGCAGAATGGCCCGCCGGTGTGGAGTGCCTCAACGGCGATGTCACGGACCCGGCCTCCCTCGATGAAGCGGCCCGTGGCTGCGACGTCGTGATCCACGTCACCGGCATCGTCGATGAGAAGCCGCCGGAGATCACTTTCGAACGGGTCAACGTGGAAGGAACGCGCCACGTTCTCGAGGCGTCCAGCCGGGCCGGCGTGAAACGCTTCGTGTTCATCTCCTCGCTCGGAGCCGATCGCGGGACGTCCCCCTATCACCGATCGAAGATCGAGGCCGAACAGCTCGTTTCCAGGTTCCCGCGGGAGTGGGTGATCCTGCGTCCGGGCCACGTCTTCGGCCCCGGCGACGAGATGATTTCGATGGTCCTCAAGATGGTGAGGACGTCGCCCGTCGTTCCCGAGATCGGCCTGGGACAGCATCGCTTCCAGCCGCTGTGGTTCAAGGATTTCGGCAAGGCCGTCGCGAAGTGCGTGACGCGCCCCGAGCTTTCCAGGCAAATCCTCGAAGTCGCCGGCGCCGAAGTGATCACCGTGTCCGAGCTTCTCCACACGCTGTCCGAACTGACCGATCGACCGGCGCTCCCGCTGCCGCTTCCCGCGTTCCTTGTGAAGAGCACGCTCTGGGCCTTCGAACGCGGCCGCCGGTTCCTCCCAGGCCAGGCGGAGCTCCCATTGAACGAATCCAAGCTGACGATGCTCGTCGAAGAGAACATGATCGCCGAAGGCGGGCCCAACGCCCTCGTCGACACGCTCGGCATCCCGCCGACTCCACTCGCCGATGCCCTCCGCGAACTGGCCGACACGCTGCTTGAGAACCCGCTGCACACCGGTGTCGGCCGACTGGAACACAAGCAGTTCTGGATCGACCTCGCGGACGCCGCCGTCGACGCCGAAGGGCTGATGACGTTGTTCAAGACCCGTATCAACGAGGTGATGCCCATCGATTTCAGTGCCGAGCCCGGCGCACCGCAGCAGGTGGAGAACGGCGCGACCCTCTGCGCACACCTCCCCGGGCGGGGCAACATCCAGGTCCGCGTCCATCAATGCGATCCCGATCGGGTGACGTTCACGACCGTCGAAGGGCATCCGCTCGCCGGCGTCGTCAGCTTCTTCGCCGAAGGTCGCAGCCCCGGACTCCGTTTCACCGTCGAGACCATGGCCCGACCCGCCAACACGCTCGACTGGATCGCCATCAACCTTGCCGGCCGCTGGTTTCAGGACCTCACCTGGCAGAACGTGGCCGCCAGAATGGGCGAACTCAGCGGAGGCCAGTCTCCAGACGGCGTCCAGACCAAGGCAAGGACCGTCGAAGGAGAAGAGGCCCGCCAGATCGAACAGTGGGCGGACGACTTCATCGCCACGCGGCGTCGCGAAAAGATGGAAGAAGAAATCGCCCTGAAGAACTGA